The following proteins come from a genomic window of Salvelinus sp. IW2-2015 unplaced genomic scaffold, ASM291031v2 Un_scaffold3109, whole genome shotgun sequence:
- the LOC112075367 gene encoding sodium- and chloride-dependent glycine transporter 2-like: MTYEDYTYPPWSMVMGWLMVXCSVIWIPIMFVIKMHLAPGSFKERLRLVCSPQPDWGPFLAKHRGERYKNMMDPHGSNSLGLKLPPKDFQLGTYQ, from the exons ATGACCTATGAGGACTACACCTACCCCCCCTGGTCCATGGTGATGGGCTGGCTGATGGTGRTGTGTTCTGTCATCTGGATCCCAATCATGTTTGTCATCAAAATGCACTTGGCCCCRGGCAGCTTCAAGGAG CGTCTGAGGCTGGTGTGCTCCCCTCAGCCCGACTGGGGTCCCTTCCTGGCAAAGCACAGAGGGGAGCGCTACAAGAACATGATGGACCCCCATGGATCCAACTCCCTGGGCCTCAAACTGCCCCCCAAAGATTTCCAGCTGGGCACCTACCAGTAG